The region AAGTCGCGCGCCGACGACAACACGGGTCTCAAGGGCGATACTCAAGGTCTGCGGCCAACTCGGCTGCGTCCGCCGTCATCGACACCCACACGGCTCAAAATGACACTGCGCCGGGTCGCACGGGTGAACACCACCAAGCTCGGCTTGACGGTTGCCAGCGTTAGCCCGGAGCCGGTCGCAGGGACCGCTCAGACAGGGCTTCTTTGGTTCGTATCCGCATCGGAGTGGCCGTTCTACCGAGCTGCCGCTGTTGCTGCTCGACTAATCCGAAAACCAACGGTGTCCGGGCAGGTGGCAGCGCCCGGCCGAGCGCAGCGGAGCCGGGTTCGTGGTGATGTGCGCCCGAGTCAGGCGGCGGGGGTCAGGGTGACGATGTAGCCGAGGGCTTCGAACTGGCGGATGTGGTTACGTTTCTTGCCGGGACGATTCAGGTGTCGTAGAAGTCGGAGCGGAGGTCGTGGAAGCGGGCGTCAGGCTGGATAGCAAATGCCAGATGATGACGAGCAGGGAGCGGCCGATGGCCACCAGGGCTTTCTTTTTGTCGCGGCGTTTGGCGACGCGCCGGTAGCGTTTATCGAGGAAGGTGTTGGTGCGGGCCGCCGCGGCGGCCTTGCCGAGGATGCGCGCCAGGTAACGGCGGCCGTGCCCGGTGTCGGCCTTGCCCTTCGTCTTCCCGGCGGATTCCTTGACCCCGGGTGCGAAACGAGCCCAGGACCAGATGCCCGGCGGTGGGGAACCGGGTCATGTCCAGACCAATCTCGGCGAGGATAACCGCGGCGGCGACTGGGCCTCGAAGATGTCCGAGGCCACCACCGACCACTTGATGCAGGCGTCTTCCAGGAGCTTCTCCAACCGGCTTTTCTCCGCGGTGCGGGCGTTGACCAGATCGATGCGGTAGCGGTGACATCCCGTAGCCGCCGGATCTCCGGTGGGGGCACGAAACTGGGGCGGAACATCTGCCGTGTGACGTCGTCTGAACCGGCTGTCAGGTGCGCACTACCAGCAAATTCTGCTCGAGGATGATGGGATGGCGTCTTGGTTCGGGCCCCCGGGGACTCGAACTCCAACCGGCCCGCGGGGTAGCGGCCCCTGAGAGGTTGATCGTCGGCCAGTCGCACAGTGTGTCGATTGCTGCGTGCGGCCCGTTTGGCAGGAGCAGGAGCGAATCTGGAGCGAGGGATGTACCGTAGTGGCATGGCAACTGCGTCGAACTGCTGCGAACGGGGGCGCTTTGTCCTGCGGTTTCTCGGTTTTCGCAGGTGACTGTCTCTTGTGGACTACACTGGGGGTCAAGGGGGCGCAGGTTCAAATCCTGTCGTCCCGACGGCCGAAGGGTCTTCGAGGTCAGTGCCTGTGTAGACTCTTCTTTTCTGATCTAGGTCCGTTCTTCGAAGTCAAGCACGCCGCTGTTGGACCCTTTGACTTCGGAGGTTCGTGATGCCGCTATTGGATCTTGGTCGCCTCACTGACGGCCTCTCCAGAGTCTGGTCGGGTTACCTGCGGCGCTGGGACTTCGGCTGACCCCTGAACAGGCAGCGGTGGGTTACATCAAGATGTTGCGCTACGCGACGCATGGATTGAGGTCCAAAGTAGCTGGTCGCGTCCCCCTGAAGACGCTTCTGGCCCACCGCAACGGCGACATCACATATGATCTCGCTCTGCTGGGCTGCGTCTGCCTCTCGACCTGCTGCTCCAACCGGGCGCGGCGCGAACGAGCTCTTCCGTAGTGGCCGACTCCAGTGCACGACGCCGTCCGCTTACGCCCCCATATGGGCGCGACGCATCCTCGAAGGCGCTTGCGGCCACCTGATGTCCGACCGCATGGACATCGCCGGCGCCCGTTCAGTGCCGAGCCCTCCGCCATCTCTGTGCCCATGGGCGTGCCTATTTTCCGCAATCGTTCATGTCGGCTGGATTGTGCTGAGACGTGTTGTGGTAGTGGATGATCATTGCGTCCAGTGCGGCGAGTGTGTGCACGATGAGCACGCCGTGGTCTGGTGCTGCTGCGAGCAGAACTTGGTCGCCGGCGCGGAGGCCGCATTGCGCTCGTGCTCGGGCGGGGAGGGCGACGCAGCGTTTGGTGTGCAGTGTGTGCAGGCCGCGCGGGTCGGTGTGGATCACGACGAGTCTAGCTTTCACGTTGATGGTGAGCCGGTCTCCGGGTTGCCAGGCCAGCGCACGCATGATCGATCTTTCGGAGATGCGTCCGGAGGCATCGAGGTGGCTCATGCCGTAGGCCAGGGAGCCGTCACGAGAGGGCGCACTCAGTTCGCCGAGGGGGAGTGGTGTTGCTGTGGTGCGGGTCTGCCGTGCGTGCGAGGGGATGACGGCTTCGAGGATCTCGTCGGCGATCGTTGAGGCCGTTGCTTGGGGATTCGGTGGTGAGGATGGGCACTGCCGCGGAGGCTCTGCTGGCTCGGAGGAAGTTCTCGATGAGGCTGTTTTTCGGTTTGGTCGGTGGTGCGGTGACGCGCCGAGGTGGTGATCATTCTCATATTGCGGGGTCCGCGTGAGTGGCCGGTGCCCCGACGTTATAGGCGTGGCTTTCCATCTCATCGCGCAACGCACCCTTCAGGTATCCCGGGTTGGTAGCCGATGGCACCGGTGGTTCTTGTGTGGTTCGTGCCTGCTGCTGGCGGTGCTGTCGGCTTACGGAGGCGTGCTCGCTCCATGTTTTGTGCGGTAACACGGTCTGAACGTTCGTGCGCCTCTTGGATCTGGTGACGAGGACGAGCGCGCACGCGAGTGGGACAGGTTCGGCTGCCCTCCGATACGGTTTCGCGGGAGATTTGCTGGATTAGCAGGGTTTTCTCCTGCTCCGGCACCGGTTGCGATGAAGCAGGTGTTCTAGGGTGCCTGACTGCCCGCAGGAGAGGTCGCGTCGTGTGATCGTGAACCCGTAGCCGGTTGCGGGTCGATCCGTTCGTGTAGCGCCGGGTTTGGATGTGACCCGGGCAAATGCGTGAACCTTGGGGCGTCAGCCCCGTAGCCTGGGTGGGTTCGCACTGCGGGACTGACTCCTGTTGTCGGGTTGTGTCGGTTTACCTTTCGGGTGGTGTGGCCAGTGGGTGTGGTTCCCCGGTGAGGGCTGCGAGTGCGGTGGCGATCTCTTGCAGGCTGGCGCGGATGTAGGTGGTGGTGGCGCCCGCGTCGCCGGTGGCGCTGTCGGTGTGGCCGGCGTAGGCGCGGGCTACGGCGTAGCCGAAGTTGCGTTCGACCCAGGTCAGGGTGGTGTGGCGGAGCCAGTGGGTGCTGATCTGCTGGCGGGCGACCCAGGGCAGGTGTTTGCCGAGGCGCTGCCAGAGATGGTCGTAGCGGCGCCGGGTCAGTGGTGTTCGGTTGCGGTAGCGCAGCAGCGGTCCGCCGTCGTGGGTGGCGCCGCGTTCGTCGGCGTGGCTGAGCAGGTGGGCCATGAGTGTTGGTGAGACCGGTTGCCAGCGGTGGGTGCCTCCTTTTTCGCGGAGTTGGATCAGGCATTGGTCTTCGTCGAGGTCTTCGGGGCGTAGTGCGAGGGCGCCGCCGCGGCGGCAGGCGGTTTCGGTGTGCAACCGCAGTAGCAGTGCGTCCAGGGCTGGGTCGTTGCCTGTGGTGGCCGCGATCTGGTTGATCTCGGCCAGGCGGTGGTCTTGTAGTCCTCGTCGGGTGCTGGGGAGTCGTCGGGGCTTGGGGACGCGGCGGGCGGGGTTGTCGGCTTCGTTGATCAGGCCGTCGTTGACGGCGTGGTTGTAGAGGCATCGCAGGGCGGCGATGAGGTGTTCTGCTGCGCTGCGGCCGCCTCGGGCGTTGCGGCGGCGCAGGACGTGAGTCCTGACGTGTTCGGCGAGTTGTTTGATCTCGGATGCTGTCGGTTCGTCCAGGCGGCGCTGGCCCCAGTGTTCGCGGATCCGTTTCCAGTAGGAGCTGTACACGCGGCGGGTTCCGGCGCTGACGCGTCGGAGACCTTGGTGATGTAGTCGTCGAAGGTCGGCACTGGCGTGCGGTCCCCGGGTGTTGTCAGCAGGTCGTGCGGGCTTACACCCATCCGCTGCAGCACCAGCCGAGCCGCCTCCAGCACCTCCGGCCCCGGAGTGCCCTGGGGCTGGCTGTCGGGTTGTGTCATGCGGTCTCACCACCCAGCAGTCCGGCATGGCGCTCCACCAGTACCTGATCGAGGGAGGCCAGGGTGTGCACGATCAGCACGTCTCGTTGCGGGTCGGCGGCCAGCAGCACCTGGTCTCCGGCCCGGATCTGGCAGCGGTCGCGTACCGGGGCGGGCAGCACCAGGTACGGCTTGTGCCCCAGGCAGAAAGGCCCGTGCGGATCGCGCCGGACCACGATCACGGTGCGGGTGATGTTGATCACCAACGCCTCGCCCGGGCTCCAGCCCAGCGTCCGCAGGACGGACCGCTGGGCGACTCGGCCGGAAGCATCGACCCGGCCCATGCCGTAGGTCATCGACGCCTGATGAGGTAACACCGGCAGCGGCAACGCCCGCGCCACATCCCGAACGGGGCGTACCGACGGCGTGGTCGTGCCGCCCGCACGGGGTACGACAGCCGACACGATCTGCTCAGCCACGAGCCCCACCCCGCAACGAACAGGGAGGGAGATGCAGAACATGACCGCAAACACAACCGCCGAGGCAACCCACAGGTTGCCACGGGATATCACTGGTCAACGACGCTGGTCGTTGGGGAAATTTCCCCAGGTTTTGTGTCCGAGGGGGGAATCGGGCACGTATTCGTGGCATACCTGCGCAATGCAGGTGTTCATGCGACGGACGGTAGCTGTGTATGGCGATCAAGCGCCAGCCGGTTCGGGCCTGTTGTCGCTGTCGAAAGTCACTGCGCCTCAAGAAGTCTGGCTTTGTTCGCGGCGAAATCGTCGTTCTTTGCGTGTCGCGCGGAACCGTCGGATAAGTACCGAAACCGGGGTTCAAGCGGACCTTTGACGAGGTCGTTCTAGTTGACCCAAATGAAGGTCGTGTCGGGGCGGCAGGTGTGATCCCCGTCCTTGGTGCGGGGGACACTCGATCAGCTGGCCGCCCCCGCGTGCGCTCCGAGTGCCATCCGGTCGACCTGGCGCAGCCAACCGTCCGGCGTTCGTGGCAGCCCTCGACGCATACTGGCGGGCAACATCGCGAAGCTCTGCTCACGGGTGGCTGTGTGGCAGCGGCGCAGGGCCAGGATCTCCATGTCCTTGTCTCAGTCGCTCATCGGCAGCAGGGACGCAGCACGGCGAACGCGTTCGTGATGCCCAGGTAGGCCAGTCGCAGCAGCACGGCGGAAAGATCGCGGCGGTGATCGCCAGTCGTGCGAGAGCGCC is a window of Saccharopolyspora phatthalungensis DNA encoding:
- a CDS encoding AbrB/MazE/SpoVT family DNA-binding domain-containing protein, coding for MSHLDASGRISERSIMRALAWQPGDRLTINVKARLVVIHTDPRGLHTLHTKRCVALPARARAQCGLRAGDQVLLAAAPDHGVLIVHTLAALDAMIIHYHNTSQHNPADMNDCGK
- a CDS encoding tyrosine-type recombinase/integrase, whose amino-acid sequence is MYSSYWKRIREHWGQRRLDEPTASEIKQLAEHVRTHVLRRRNARGGRSAAEHLIAALRCLYNHAVNDGLINEADNPARRVPKPRRLPSTRRGLQDHRLAEINQIAATTGNDPALDALLLRLHTETACRRGGALALRPEDLDEDQCLIQLREKGGTHRWQPVSPTLMAHLLSHADERGATHDGGPLLRYRNRTPLTRRRYDHLWQRLGKHLPWVARQQISTHWLRHTTLTWVERNFGYAVARAYAGHTDSATGDAGATTTYIRASLQEIATALAALTGEPHPLATPPER